The genomic window AAGCCCTGATCGAGGGCTGGAGCGACGCCGACCTGGAGCTGCTCAACCGTGGCGGGCACGACGTCAACAAAGTCTACGCGGCGTATTCGTCGGCCATTCAGCACAAGGGCAGCCCCACCGTCATCATTGCCCGCACCATCAAGGGGTACGCGCTGGGCGAGAGCGCCATGGCCCGCAACGTCGCCCACAACGTCAAGAAGCTGGACTTCGGGGCGCTCAAAACGCTGCGCGACACCCTCAAATTGCCGCTCACCGACGATCAGGTCGAGCACCTGGACTACTACACCCCCGGCCCTAATTCACCGGAGGTCAAGTACATCTTGGAGCGCCGCGCCGCGCTGGGCGGGCAAATTCCGGCTCGCCACGTCGAGTACCAGATGCCCGAGGTGCCGGGACAGGACTTTTATCAGGAGTTCACCAAGGGCAGCGGCGAACGCGAGGTCAGCACCACCATGGCACTGGTGCAAGTCATCAGCAAATTGCTGCGCGACAAAGAACTGGGCAAACTGATCGTGCCGATTGTGCCGGATGAAGCCCGCACCTTCGGGATGGACGCGCTGGTGCCGCGCATCGGCATCTACTCGCCGCGTGGGCAGACCTACAAGCCGGTCGACAGCGGCTCGCTGATGGCGTACAAGGAATCCAAAGACGGGCAGATGCTCGAAGAAGGCATCACCGAAGACGGCGCGACGGCCTCTTGGATCGCGGCGGGAACGTCATATGCCACTCACGGTGTGCCGACCATTCCCTTTTACGTGTTCTACAGCATGTTCGGCCTCCAGCGCGTAGGCGACTTGATCTGGGCCGCCGCCGACCAAAAAGCCAAGGGCTTCCTGATCGGCGCAACCGCTGGGCGCACCACTTTGGCAGGCGAAGGCCTCCAGCACCAAGACGGCAACAGCCTCTTGCAAGGCTACGTGGTACCCAACCTGCGGATGTACGACCCGGCGTTTGCCTATGAGCTGGCCGCCATCGTGGAAGACGGCATCAAAAAGATGTACGTGGACGGCGAGGACGTTTTTTACTACATCATGGTGGACAACGAAAACGAGATTCAGCCTGCCGCGCCCGACATCGAGGGGCTGCATGACGCCATCGTCAAGGGCCTCTACCGTTTTCAGAAGTCCGAGAACAAAGCCAAATTGCGGGCCCAACTGCTGGCCAGTGGCCCGGCGATGGGCGCGGCGCAAGAAGCCGTCAAATTGCTCGAAGGTTACGGCGTGGCCGCCGACATCTGGAGCGTGACGAGTTACAAGCAGCTGCACCAAGAAGCGCTGGCCGTGCAGCGCCGCAACATGCTGCACCCCACCGCCACTCAGGAAGTCAGCTACGTGGCCCAGCAGCTCAGCAAAGACAACGCCCCCGGCGTGCTGGTGTCGGTCAGCGATTATGTCAAGCTCGGCGCGGACGGCCTCAACGGCCACCTCGACCGCAAGCTGTGGACGCTGGGCACCGACGGCTTTGGGCGCAGTGAAGCCCGTGCAGAGCTGCGCGACTTCTTTGAAGTGGACGCCAAACACGTCACGGTGATGGCGCTCTACGCCCTGCTGCGCGACGGCAAGGTCAAAGGCGAGGTGGTGGCCAAAGCCATCAGCGACTTCGGGATTGATCCTGAGCGGTTGGCTCCGGTGGTTCGCTAAAACTTGTCCCTCTGCTCCTATGAGCCCCTCTCCTTCAAGGGGAGGCGCCCCGTAGAAGCGGAGGGACACTACGCGGTTGCCCTTCCCCCACAACCCACACCCCAAAAGGAAGTCCCCATGCCAACAGAAATCAAACTCCCCGAAGTGGGCGACAACATCGAGCAGGGCACCGTCGTCAGCATTCTCGTTCAAGCTGGCGACACCATTGAAGCGGGTCAGGCCGTCATTGAAATCGAAACCGACAAAGCCGTGGTGGAAGTCCCCGCCGAAGCGGGCGGCACCGTGGCCGAAATTAAAGTCAAGGTGGGCGACAGCGTGCCGGTGGGCGGCGTCATTTTGACGTTAGGCGGTGACGCGACTCCCACTCAGGCCGTTCCTGCCGCTTCTCCCAGTCAAGGCGGCGGCGATGAGGCCATGCTGGTGGAATCCGCTCCAGTGGCCGTGCCCACCGCCGTGCAGCAGCCCACCCCCCAGCAGTCCGCGCCAGCCAGCCAAGCAAGCAGCGGCGCGGGGCAAGATGTGGTTTTGCCGGATGTGGGCGACAACATCGAGCAGGGCATCATCGTCAGCGTGCTGGTCAGCGCGGGCGACGATATTACTGAAGGGCAGGCGATCATGGAGCTGGAAACCGACAAAGCGGTGGTGGAAGTGCCGTCCAGCGCGGCGGGCAAAGTCGCTTCGGTGTCGGTCAAGGTGGGCGATTCGGTCAAAATCGGCGGCGTACTGCTGACCCTTGCCGGTGAAACTGGAGCGGGCAGCGCGGCTGCTCCGGCGCAAAGCGCACCTGCTCCGAGTGAGCAAGCTCCCACGCCCACTCAAACGAGCGCCGACAACATTACCGATCAGCCCAACTTGCCTCCCGCCGCCAGAACGGGCGGAGCCATCGGCTCAGTGGAGCCAGCGCCCGGCACCTACAACACCCAGACTTTTGACGGACGCGAGGTGGTTCACGCGGCTCCCAGCGTACGCCGCTTGGCCCGTGAACTCGGCGTCAACATCAAGTCGGTGCACGGTGCAGGCCCGGCAGGCCGCATCAGCGCTGAGGACGTGCAGCAAGCAGCCAAGGGCGGAGGCGGAGGCGGCGCACCCGTTCAGGCTGCTCAGGCCCAACCCGTTGCCCAGCCGGTTCAGTCTGCTGTCGCTGCTCAGGCTCCCGCTCCGCAAGCGGCCACCGCGCCCAGCGCCACCAAGTTGCCTGACTTTGCCAAATGGGGCACGGTGCGCCGCGAGGACATGTCGGGCATTCGCAAAGCCACCGTCCGCAGCATGAACGCTTCGACGAGCATTCCGATGGTCACGCACTTTGACAAAGCCGACGTGACCCGCATGGAAGAAGTCCGCAAGCAGTTCGGCGCAAGGGTAGAGAAAGCCGGCGGCAAGCTCACCATGACCCACATCCTGATGAAAGTGGTGGCCAACACCCTGCGTAAGTTCCCCAAATTCGGCGCGAGCTTGGACTTGGACAATCAGCAGGTCATCTACAAGGACTATGTCAACTTGGGCGTGGCCGTGGACACCCCCAACGGCCTACTGGTGCCGGTACTGAAAAATGCGGATCGCCTCAGCATCACCGAGATGGTGTTGGAGCTCAATGAATTGGCTGGACGCGCCCGTGACCGCAAGCTCAAGCCCGACGAAATGCAGGGCGCGACCTTTACTATCAGCAACCTCGGCGGCATCGGCGGTTACGCCTTCACGCCGATTGTCAACGCGCCGGAAGTCGCCATTCTGGGTGTTTCACGTGGCGGCTTCGAGCCGGTCTGGAACCGTGAGACCGAGTCGTTTGAACCGCGCAACATGCTGCCGCTCTCGCTCAGCTACGATCACCGCTTGATTGACGGTGCAGACGCGGCCCGCTTCGTTCGGGCGATTGCCGAGAGCTTAGAAGACCCGTTCTTGATTTCGTTGTAGAAGCCGCTCAATGATGGCTCCCGCTGAAGTTGGCGGGGGCTTTTTTTAACCAAACATTTGTGTAAAATAAGAATTATGAAGAAATTGTGGTTCGCTGCCAGTTTACTGCTCGCCTCCTGCGCTCCTACTCTGACCGCCGCCCCTACGCCCATAGCGGGTGAAGTCGTTGTAGAAGCAAATTTACCCACATTTACTTCTATCTCAGATCTTTTTACAGCTAGCAATAAGGCATTGTTGGGTGACACTGAATCCATAATATTGCTCTCGCTTCTTCCAAAAGGAGATGAAGGTTTAAATAATGAATCCAGAGCGGGTGTCAAAGGAATCACCACAGTGCAAGATTTATTTCTGAAAACGGACGAAGATTCTGCTATACCACCCAATTATAATACTTATTACGCTTCTCAGAAAGCCAAAGGGCCAAAGAGCGGTGGCGATTCTCTCAAAATGCTGAGTCAGCAGGGCGCTCCCGCTCATATCCAGACAACTTGGCAAGCCACCGAAATAAACGGCAAAAATACTATTGATCTGATCTGGGAAACCAAACCTTTAGGCGATAAGTTCCTGAGTGTTAAAATCGAAGCGTCAGCCACTGACCCAGCCATCAATGTCCGCGCTATTGAGGATAGATGGATAGGCGAGTTTCTCAAAAATCCCGGTATTAAACTGGTTGCCAGCGGACGTTAAGCCGTCCAAAGATTAAGCCCCCGCTAACGTTCGGCGGGGGGTTTTATGTTGATTTATCGGACAATCAGTCTAAAAAGCCTGCGCTACTTTCATACACACCCACCCCAGCACCATGCACGTCGGCAAAGTAATCACCCAAGCTGCGACGATGCGGCCTGCGACTTGCCAGCGCACCGCCTTGAAGCCTTTGGTGGCTCCCACACCCATAATGCTGGTGGAAATCACGTGGGTGGTGCTGACCGGAATGCCCAGAGCGCTGGCTCCCTCGATGATTGCGGCGGCGCTCATTTCGGCCACGAAGCCGTCAATCGGGCGCAGTTCCACCACCCCAAAGCCCATGGTTTTGATGATTCGCCAGCCGCCCACCGCCGTGCCGAGGCCCATGGCCGCAGCCGCCGCCAGAATAATCCACAGCGGCACATGGTCAGGTTGGGTGCCGAGGTAGGCCGAGACCGCCAGCGTCATGATGCCCATGGTTTTTTGGGCGTCGTTGCCACCGTGACTGTAAGCCATAAACGCCGCCGACAAAATCTGCAAGCGCCCGAACACCCGCGTGACAGTGCGGGGGCGCATCCGGCGGGCAATGAGCCACACCACCAAGAACATCAGCAAAATGGGAATCAGAAAACCCAGAACCGGCGAGGTCACCAGGCCCGCCAGCGTTTTGTTGACGCCTTTGGGAATCACCGCCGCCCAGCCGCCCGCCGCCACGCCAGCGCCCACCAAACTAAACACCAGCGCGTGGCTGCTGCTGCTGGGAATGCCCTTCCACCACGTCAGCAAATTCCAGATGATGGCGCTGACCAGCGCGGCGGCCACCAGCGTCAGCGAGGCGACGTCGGGGGCGATAATGTCTTTGTAAACCGTTTTGGCCACAGCGGTGCCGGTCAGCGCTCCGACGACGTTGAGCACGGCGGCCATAGCAATCGCCTGAGCGGGCGTCAGCACTTTGGTGGCAATTGACGTGGCGATGGCGTTGGCGGTGTCGTGAAAGCCGTTGATGAAATCGAAGACCAGCGCCAGGGCAATGATGCCGACGAGAGCAAGCAGCGCGGTGGTCATCAAGCGTTTTTGAGCAGAATGTTTTCGACCGTCTTGGCAACCCGCTGGGCCTGATCCGAGGCGTCTTCGAGGAGCGAGATGATTTCCCCGGCTCTGGTGGCCTGAATCATCTGCTGCACGTCCGTCACGCCGTCATACAGCGCGGCCTGCGCGGCGTCGCTGATGGTGTCGCCGTCATCTTCTAAGGTGCGGACTTCGGTGGCCAGCGCGGCCAGCTCCGGCACCCGCTTTTTGTCTTCGATCAGCGGCATGGCTTTGGCCAGCACCACGCACTGGCGCTCCACCACTTCGGCGAGTCGGCGCATGGCGTCTGTCGGGGCAACTTTGTAAAGCCACAGCTTGCGGCCTGCTTCTTCGATAAAGTCGGTCAGATCATCAAGCTCGGCGTTCAAACTAATAATGTCTTCGCGGTCAAACGGTACGATAAACGAATCGATCAGCATCTGGGTGACCTGTCCCGCCAAGCTGTCTCCAGCGTGCTCCAAGTCGCGCAGGGTAGTGACATGCCCGCTGAGGTCGCCGGACGCAGACAGCAGGGTGAGCAGTGCGTGGGCAGTCTGCTGGGCATTTTGGGCCTGTGCGGCGAACAGCTCACCGAATTTCTCGTTCTTGGGCATGAAGCGTGATAAAACCATGACTTAAGCTAGCGGTTTTGCCCCTCCAAATGTCAGTCTTTTATCAGATGAGGCCAGCGGCGCTGCGCTTCATGGCCGGACTCACGGCAGCTTGACCCGCCAGTCCTGACTTTCCCAGTTTTGTCCTGAGCGCCGCGTGAAGTGCAGCTCTCCCTTACCCGCCAACTCCTGCGCCGTGAACTTGACTTGCCACAGTCCGAAGGCGTCCAGAGCGGCCTCGCGGTCTTGGACGCCCGTCCACTGCTGAGCGTCCCCGAAACCGAAGTGCAGCGTAAACGGCTGGTTGCCCTGAATGCACAAGTCCAGATTTGCAGTCAGCTCAAAGACCGGCGCGTTGGTCGTCCAAAACGTGACTTTGGGCGCGGGAGTGGCGACCAGGTAGCGGTCTCGCACGGCGTCCAGCGCTTCGTAAGGCTGCTGGTGCTGCCGCGCCCACAAGAGCTTGATGAACTCGGCGTGCGCCCACACCAGCGGCATGGCGCTGCCCGCCGGTTTGCCGGGCTCAAACAGCTTGACGGGAGCGGTGTCCCAGACTTGCTCAGGAAAAAGGCCGCCGTCGCCGCTGGACTTCATCATGGCCGCCAAATACTCATCCGCCGATCCACCGGACAACACCGCCAGATGCCCGCGCTCACCAGTGAGTAAGGGCCAGGGCCGCCCAATACCGTCGTTCTGGCCCAAAAAGGGGCCGCCGTCAGCAGTGTTGCCATAGCCGTCGTGCTGATAGCGGTAATACAGCGGGCCGCTGGGCGTCTCACAGCGCAGTTCGCCGTCCACCACTTTGAGGCTGTTTTGAATGCGCGGATCGGCGGCGTTTCTCATGCCCATCCTGACCAGATACCCGAAATCCAAGCTGACCAACTCGCCCGCTTTGACGGTGATATTGGCGGTGTTGGCAATAGTTACGTCTTGCTGGCCGGGGTGCTCGGCGGCCTGCGGCGCGATGCGGATGTAGTAGCCGTCCACGCCGTACTTGGCGGCCAGGGGGGCGTCGTCCCCGCTCACGTAACACCAGCCTTCCAAACGGGCGTTCCAGTCGTCGGCGATGGCCAGAGCGGTTTGGGCTTCCTCGGCGCTCAGCCAAGGCACTGCCGCCACCAATCCGGCGATCATGATGGCCAGGGTGTAGGCGCTGACGCCGCTGTTTTCCTCCCAGCGGTCTTCCTGACTGACTGGGCCGTGCCGCGCCAGATACCCGGCTGCCCTTTGCGCCGCCCACTCCAAAGCGCTGCGGGTGAAGTTGTCGTCTTGTTCGAGGTCACGCAGCTTGGCCATCAAGATCAGCACGAAGGCGGTTTCGTCGAGCTGATCGCCCGACCAGTACGGCTCACCGTTGGGATACAGATTTTGCGGCCAGTGTCCATCCGGCGACTGCGCGGCCAGCAGATAATTGAGGCTGCGAACCGCGTCGTTGACCTGCCCAACGGCCAACAGTGCGGTGGCGGCCTCGACCATGTCGCGGGGCCACACCAGATGGTAGCCGCCCAAACTGCTGTGGGCCTGCCCGAACGGCACGCTGAGGCTGGCCACAATCGCGCCGGAAAAATCGCTGCCTTCGTGCACCCGAATGACTTGGGCGCTCAGGCGGGCGCGGGCTGTTTCGGCGTCGCCCGCGCTCGGCAGCCTCAGGCGCGAAGTCCAGGTTTGCCAAGTCGCCAAAAATTCTTCCCGCTGCAAGGCGTAGGGGCGCTGGAGACTGCTACGGGCGTGAATGGCCGCGCCCGCCGCGTGATGAGCAAAGGCCAGCGCCAGCGTGCCGCGCGGCTGAGTCAGTTCGGCCATCAGCGCCACGTTGCCGTGTTCGGCTTTGCCGTATTGCCAGGTCATTTCGCCGTTCTGGTTAAAGTCTTGCCAACCGTCGCTGACGCCCACAAATCCGGCGCTGGTTTTGCCGAAATCACCATCGGCCAAAAAGGCCAGAGAAGCGTCACCTTGCTGAGCGTACAGCACGCCGCCTTCTATCCAAGCGGTGTTGTCTTCGCCGGAGTCGGCCAAGTGCGGAGCCAGCAGCGCGTAGAGCGTGCCGCCGCTCAACTCATAGCGGATCAGCAGCGAGTCGTTTTCTACCGACGGCATGATTTCCAGCTTGAGGCTGAAGGCGGGGTCACGTGCCAGGCGGTGTTCAATGCTGATCAGCGGGCCGTCTTCGTGGGGCGTCAGGCTGTAGATGCAGTCACGCTTGATGTCCACCCAGCCGTCAGCGGTCTTGACGATAAAGGTCAAATCGCGGACTTGCGGCTCACCGCTTGACGGCCAGTAAACTTCATTGACCACGCCGTAGCCGACAGCGGCCCGCACCCGTCCGCCGCCGAGTGCGCCGGTCACGGCGTCTTTGTCGCTGCTCGTCCAAGACGGTTTGAGGCCGGGGCGTCCGGGGGCTTCGGCGGCGTGCGGCTGAGGGTGGGCGCTGGGGTGAGACATGGTTCCTCCAATGTAGACCTCTAAGCTCAAGCGCGGTTATCACAGTGAAGTGAAATCGGCGGGCAAAGCTACCGAACACGCAACTTTTTGAGCGCCCGGTGCATACTCGGAGGTGATATGGATCCCGATTCCAAACAACCCTCACCCAAAGCCGCTTGGATGCCCAGCGTGGCCGCCGAAACACTCAAAAGCTCGGAGCGGCAGCTTCCCGGTGGGCGGTACGGACGGGCTGGACTCAACGTGATCTTCTGGCTTTATCTAGGAGCGCAGATGACACTCGAAGCCAAGAATCCGCTCATGCGGTGGGGCTTTCTGGGTTTGTGGCTCGTCTCCGGCCTTATTCTAGTAGCGCGTTGGCGCTGGGAGCAAGAACACCCAGAACAACGCTCTCCGTTGGATTTTCAGTTCATGTGGAAATATTTGGCCTTCATGGTCATCTGGACAGGGCTTTTGCTCTTGGTTGACAGCTTTTATTCTGGTGGGCAGCGCTCAGACTTGCGCGTGCCGTTGGTGGGCCTGCTGCTCGGCAGCTTAATCTGGCTCGTTCAGTCATGGCATCGGCGCCCCACTCAAGGCCCGTAACGCCGCTCAGTCGGCAGTTCGGCTCCGTCGTGAATGGCCTGCGCCACTTGTTTGGCCAGCGGGAAATCCACCGCCGCGTACCAAGCTTCTTCCATCACGCCATTCCTCGTGTGGTAACAAGTCATCACCGGCCCGGATTTGCAGCCGCCCAGGCAGCCGGATTCGGTCAGACGGACACTGCCGCCCGCCTTGTAGTAGGCGAGCTTGTCTTGCTCAAGCGCGTTCCAGACAGCGCGGTAAAGGAGATCGGAGCCGCGAGCTTTGCAGTTGCTGTTCTGACAGATCAGCAGGTGGCCGGTGGTGGGAAAATAGCGTGGGGCAGACATAGGCTCCTGAGCTTACAGGTTCGCGCCCTCCCCGTTGCCCTGACTTGTGACAAAGTGACGGCGCTAGAGTAAGTCCATGCCGCTCCGTAGCCTCCTGCTCGCCCTGATGATCACTTTTATCTGGGGTGTCAATTTCGTCGTCATCAAACTCAGCGTCAGTGAAGCGCCGCCGCTGCTGGTGGCCGCCTTGCGGTTTGCCCTCGCCGCGCTGCCTGCCATCTTTTTTATTCCGCGTCCCCAGATGCGTTGGCAAACTTTTTTGGGCTACGGCCTCGCGGTGGGCGTGATGCAGTTCGGTCTGCTATATTTGGCTATTCAGCTCGGCCTCAGCGCTGGACTGGCGAGTTTGCTGATGCAGATGCAGGCCTTTTTTACAGCGATGCTGGCGGCTTTCTTGTGGCGCGAGCGGCTGCCCGCCAACCAGATCGCGGGGATAGCGCTGGCCTTTACGGGCATGGCGGTCATCGGTTTGCTGGCCGATCACCACACCAGCATCGTTGGCTTGGTTCTGGTCTTGGTCGCCGCTCTCGGCTGGGCCATCAGCAACGTGCTGGTCAAGTCGGCGGGCAAAGCCAATATGCTCAGCTTGGTGGTGTGGTCGGCGCTGATTCCGCCGGTTCCCCTGACCCTGATGACCGGCCTGACCAGCGGCTGGGCCAGCATAGGTCACACGCTGACGCAGAGCAGCCTCGGCTTTTGGGCGGCGGTGGCCTTCATGGGGTACTTCAACACGGTGCTGGGCTTCGGTGTTTGGAATTGGCTCATTCAGCAGCACGGAGCCAGCCGCGTCGCGCCGCTGTCGCTCTTGGTGCCGGTGTTCGGAATGGTCAGCAGCGCTCTGTATTTTCAAGAAACCTTTCCGCCACTCAAGGTACTGGGGGCCGTGTTGGTGTTCGTGGGCTTGTTGGTGCATGTCTTTGGGGGCCGGATCGTGGAGCGCTGGAAGGTGCAGGGCGTGGAGGCCTGAGTCATACTAGACGCGCTCGAACCGCAGGAGAGCAGCGCGGCGAGAAGAGTTTTAAAGCCACTCCACGAAGAAGCGCTTGAACCGGCCTTCCGGGACGAAACGCAGCAACCACCGGCCCAGCGCCGTGAGCAACACGAACGTCGCCGCCACACTGACCAGAGCAATCGGCAACTTCCTCAAAAAGTCCGCCGTCCCCGAACTCAGTGACAGCACCACCGCCGTGATGACTATCGCCACCCAGTGCCAACCCGAAACACACAGAAAATGCATCTCTCCAGCTTAGCCCTCCGGCACCACCACCAAGCGCCCTCCGTGCCGAATCACGTCTACCTGCACGCCGTAGACCGCTGCCAAATGCTGGGGCGTCAGCACGCTTTCGGCGCTGCCCTGCGCCACCACTCGCCCTTGATGCAGCAGCAGCAGGTGATCGGCGCGGGCGGCCAAGTTGAGGTCGTGCAGCACCGCCACCACGCCCAGGCCGCTCCCCGCTTCTTGCCGCAGCGTTTCGATCAAGTTCAGCGCGTAGGCCAGATCGAGGTGGTTGGTCGGTTCGTCCAGCAGCAAGAACTGTGGATTGGCAGCCAGAGCGCGGGCCAATGACACGCGCTGCTGCTCGCCGCCCGACAATTCGGCCACCGCTCTATCGGCAAAGTGGGCGGTGTCGGTGCGCTGCATGGCGCGGTCGATGGCCTGTTCATCATCCAAGCTGAGACTGCCCAAAGACAGCGGATGGTGCGGAAACAGTCCCCACAACCACTCGCCCGCTCCGCGCCCCAGCGCCACCACGTCGCGCACTTTGGTTTCGGTGGGCAGCGCTTCCGTTTGGGCCAAATACGCCAGCGAGCGGGCACGTTCACGGCGCGAGTAGTCCGGCAAAGCGCGGCCCTGATACTGGACTTCGCCGCTCTGCACCGGCGTCAGGCCCGCCAGCGCCCGCATCAGCGTGGACTTGCCCGCTCCGTTTGGCCCGATGATGGCCGAGAAGAGCCCGCGTTCAAAAGCGGCGCTGACTTGCTTCACCGCCAGCAGATCGCCTGCCTTGACCGAGAGGTTGAGTGCTTCCAGCATTATGTTTTTTGCCGCCTAAGCAGATAAAGGAAAAACGGGCCGCCCAGCAAAGTCGTGACCACACCCACCGGCAACTCGGCGGGGCGGGTCAGGGTGCGGGCCAGCAAGTCCGACAAGACCAGCAGGGTGCCGCCCGCCACTGCCGAAACAGGCAGCAGCACCCGGTAGTCCGCGCCCCACAGCCGCCGCACCAGATGGGGCGTGACCAATCCCACGAAGCCGATAATGCCCGCGTAACTGACCGCTCCCGCCGTGCAGAGGCTCGCGGCGATGATGACCAGCAGACGCAGGCGCTCGACCGGCAAGCCCAAACTGCGGGCCGTCAGGTCTCCGAGTTGCAAGGTGTTGAGGGCTTTGGACAGCAGCAGCAGCACCCCGCCACCGATCAGCACGTAGGGCAGCAGGCGGCCCACCTGCGGCCAGCCCGCGAAGGCCAGATTGCCCAGCGTGAAGGCAAAGACCTGACGGATGCGGTCTTCGCTTTGCAGCAGCAAGTAAGTGGTGAAGGCCGTGAGGATGCTGCCCACCACCACGCCAGCCAGAATTAAGCGGGCGGGCGGCAAGCGGCCACCTTCGCGGGCAATCGCCAGCGCGATAAAGACGCTCAGCAGCGCCCCCGAGAGGGCAAACAGCGGCAGCCACAAGGTCGTCAGCCCCAGCGCGATCACCAGCGTCGCGCCCAGCCCCGCGCCACTTGCCACGCCCATCAGGTAGGGGTCGGCCAACGGGTTGCGGAAAACGGCTTGAAAGGCCCCGCCGCTCACAGCCAATGCCGCGCCCACCAAAAAGCCCAGCGCCACACGCGGCAATCTCAGTTGCCAAACGATCACGTCGTTGCCACTCAGTTCGGCTCCGCTCAGCCCATGCCTGATGGCCTGCAGGGTTTCGGCGGGCGAGATAGGGACGCTGCCGAGGCCGACAGCCAGCAGGGCAGTCACGAGGGCGGCGGCGAGCAGCAGCAGGGTGGGGAGAGAGATGAGCGCCAGACGACGAGAAACTGTAATCGCTGCGCTCACTTCACTCCCTCTCCTGCGGCTCTGCACCCGTCCCGACCTTACTTGAACAGTTCAGGATGCACCACTTTGGCCAGCCCTGCCAGCGCCTGCGGCAAACGTGGCCCCGGACGGGAAAGGAGCTGATCGAGCGCTTTGTCTTCCACCACACGGCCCAGCTTGACGGCGGGAATGGTGTTCCAGCCGGGGCGGGCTTTAGCGGCAGCGAGGTTCATTCCAAAAATAAACTGCGGGGCCGACTTGACCACCAATTCAGGGCTGATCTTGGGAAAGTCGCCCAAGCTGGCCGGAATGATATTGATGGCCCCCGCTTTGGTCA from Deinococcus detaillensis includes these protein-coding regions:
- the aceE gene encoding pyruvate dehydrogenase (acetyl-transferring), homodimeric type; this translates as MTQPHPRAKLPATERDNLNEIEKQEWLDSLAFVMANAGNERAAQLLEDLDYYAYFHGAPIQFKQNTPYLNTIGTEHQPVYPGDIALELKIRNIIRWNAVAMVVKANKNSEGIGGHLASYASTAELLEVGFNHFFRGHGAGQDRDLLFYQGHTSPGIYSRSFLEGRFDEGHLNRFRRELSKEGPGLSSYPHPWLMPDYWEFPTVSMGLGPIQAIYQARFIKYLENRKLKPAGDAKVWAFLGDGEMDEPQSIGALRFAAYENLDNLIFVLNANLQRLDGPVRANSKVIQEFEALFRGAGWNVIKVVWDGKWDELLSKDYNGTIVKRFELLVDGESQRYAAFGGKELRENFFNTPELKALIEGWSDADLELLNRGGHDVNKVYAAYSSAIQHKGSPTVIIARTIKGYALGESAMARNVAHNVKKLDFGALKTLRDTLKLPLTDDQVEHLDYYTPGPNSPEVKYILERRAALGGQIPARHVEYQMPEVPGQDFYQEFTKGSGEREVSTTMALVQVISKLLRDKELGKLIVPIVPDEARTFGMDALVPRIGIYSPRGQTYKPVDSGSLMAYKESKDGQMLEEGITEDGATASWIAAGTSYATHGVPTIPFYVFYSMFGLQRVGDLIWAAADQKAKGFLIGATAGRTTLAGEGLQHQDGNSLLQGYVVPNLRMYDPAFAYELAAIVEDGIKKMYVDGEDVFYYIMVDNENEIQPAAPDIEGLHDAIVKGLYRFQKSENKAKLRAQLLASGPAMGAAQEAVKLLEGYGVAADIWSVTSYKQLHQEALAVQRRNMLHPTATQEVSYVAQQLSKDNAPGVLVSVSDYVKLGADGLNGHLDRKLWTLGTDGFGRSEARAELRDFFEVDAKHVTVMALYALLRDGKVKGEVVAKAISDFGIDPERLAPVVR
- the aceF gene encoding dihydrolipoyllysine-residue acetyltransferase — translated: MPTEIKLPEVGDNIEQGTVVSILVQAGDTIEAGQAVIEIETDKAVVEVPAEAGGTVAEIKVKVGDSVPVGGVILTLGGDATPTQAVPAASPSQGGGDEAMLVESAPVAVPTAVQQPTPQQSAPASQASSGAGQDVVLPDVGDNIEQGIIVSVLVSAGDDITEGQAIMELETDKAVVEVPSSAAGKVASVSVKVGDSVKIGGVLLTLAGETGAGSAAAPAQSAPAPSEQAPTPTQTSADNITDQPNLPPAARTGGAIGSVEPAPGTYNTQTFDGREVVHAAPSVRRLARELGVNIKSVHGAGPAGRISAEDVQQAAKGGGGGGAPVQAAQAQPVAQPVQSAVAAQAPAPQAATAPSATKLPDFAKWGTVRREDMSGIRKATVRSMNASTSIPMVTHFDKADVTRMEEVRKQFGARVEKAGGKLTMTHILMKVVANTLRKFPKFGASLDLDNQQVIYKDYVNLGVAVDTPNGLLVPVLKNADRLSITEMVLELNELAGRARDRKLKPDEMQGATFTISNLGGIGGYAFTPIVNAPEVAILGVSRGGFEPVWNRETESFEPRNMLPLSLSYDHRLIDGADAARFVRAIAESLEDPFLISL
- a CDS encoding inorganic phosphate transporter; this translates as MTTALLALVGIIALALVFDFINGFHDTANAIATSIATKVLTPAQAIAMAAVLNVVGALTGTAVAKTVYKDIIAPDVASLTLVAAALVSAIIWNLLTWWKGIPSSSSHALVFSLVGAGVAAGGWAAVIPKGVNKTLAGLVTSPVLGFLIPILLMFLVVWLIARRMRPRTVTRVFGRLQILSAAFMAYSHGGNDAQKTMGIMTLAVSAYLGTQPDHVPLWIILAAAAAMGLGTAVGGWRIIKTMGFGVVELRPIDGFVAEMSAAAIIEGASALGIPVSTTHVISTSIMGVGATKGFKAVRWQVAGRIVAAWVITLPTCMVLGWVCMKVAQAF
- a CDS encoding DUF47 domain-containing protein, whose product is MVLSRFMPKNEKFGELFAAQAQNAQQTAHALLTLLSASGDLSGHVTTLRDLEHAGDSLAGQVTQMLIDSFIVPFDREDIISLNAELDDLTDFIEEAGRKLWLYKVAPTDAMRRLAEVVERQCVVLAKAMPLIEDKKRVPELAALATEVRTLEDDGDTISDAAQAALYDGVTDVQQMIQATRAGEIISLLEDASDQAQRVAKTVENILLKNA
- a CDS encoding glycoside hydrolase family 15 protein: MSHPSAHPQPHAAEAPGRPGLKPSWTSSDKDAVTGALGGGRVRAAVGYGVVNEVYWPSSGEPQVRDLTFIVKTADGWVDIKRDCIYSLTPHEDGPLISIEHRLARDPAFSLKLEIMPSVENDSLLIRYELSGGTLYALLAPHLADSGEDNTAWIEGGVLYAQQGDASLAFLADGDFGKTSAGFVGVSDGWQDFNQNGEMTWQYGKAEHGNVALMAELTQPRGTLALAFAHHAAGAAIHARSSLQRPYALQREEFLATWQTWTSRLRLPSAGDAETARARLSAQVIRVHEGSDFSGAIVASLSVPFGQAHSSLGGYHLVWPRDMVEAATALLAVGQVNDAVRSLNYLLAAQSPDGHWPQNLYPNGEPYWSGDQLDETAFVLILMAKLRDLEQDDNFTRSALEWAAQRAAGYLARHGPVSQEDRWEENSGVSAYTLAIMIAGLVAAVPWLSAEEAQTALAIADDWNARLEGWCYVSGDDAPLAAKYGVDGYYIRIAPQAAEHPGQQDVTIANTANITVKAGELVSLDFGYLVRMGMRNAADPRIQNSLKVVDGELRCETPSGPLYYRYQHDGYGNTADGGPFLGQNDGIGRPWPLLTGERGHLAVLSGGSADEYLAAMMKSSGDGGLFPEQVWDTAPVKLFEPGKPAGSAMPLVWAHAEFIKLLWARQHQQPYEALDAVRDRYLVATPAPKVTFWTTNAPVFELTANLDLCIQGNQPFTLHFGFGDAQQWTGVQDREAALDAFGLWQVKFTAQELAGKGELHFTRRSGQNWESQDWRVKLP
- a CDS encoding NAD(P)H-dependent oxidoreductase subunit E, with protein sequence MSAPRYFPTTGHLLICQNSNCKARGSDLLYRAVWNALEQDKLAYYKAGGSVRLTESGCLGGCKSGPVMTCYHTRNGVMEEAWYAAVDFPLAKQVAQAIHDGAELPTERRYGP